A part of Terriglobus roseus genomic DNA contains:
- a CDS encoding citrate synthase, which translates to MSQAVAPRGLEGIVATTSGICWIDGEAGVLSYRGIDIHELAAKSTFEETTYLLWFGKLPTDAELEDFKQKLAATRTLPTNVVDFLKTLPNEANVMEVLRTTVSLLSIGDPDDTDSSHEANVRKSFRLTSQIAMIVAYFDRIRKGKAIVEADTTLSHAGNFLYMLTGVKPIAEAEKAFDCALILHADHELNASTFAARVIAATLSDVHSAITGAIGALKGPLHGGANEAVMKLLYEIDAAGADPVEYVKNLLNNKVKVSGFGHRVYKTEDPRATHLRRMSKDLGTAAGNAKWYEMSEQIEGYVRGEKKLNANVDFYSASTYTTLGIDMDLFTPIFAVSRISGWAAHVIEQHDNNRLIRPRAEYTGPAYPAPYVPMTQRS; encoded by the coding sequence ATGTCGCAGGCAGTTGCCCCACGCGGGCTTGAAGGGATTGTTGCTACGACCTCCGGTATCTGCTGGATTGATGGTGAGGCGGGCGTCCTTTCCTATCGCGGCATTGATATTCACGAGCTCGCCGCGAAATCCACTTTTGAAGAAACCACTTACCTGCTCTGGTTTGGCAAACTGCCCACCGACGCGGAACTGGAAGACTTCAAGCAGAAACTCGCGGCCACCCGCACGCTTCCTACAAACGTCGTCGATTTCCTGAAGACGCTGCCCAACGAAGCCAACGTGATGGAAGTGTTGCGCACCACCGTCAGCCTGCTTAGCATTGGCGACCCGGACGACACGGACAGCAGCCACGAAGCCAACGTTCGCAAGAGCTTCCGCCTTACCTCGCAAATCGCCATGATCGTGGCGTACTTCGATCGCATCCGTAAGGGCAAGGCCATCGTTGAGGCTGACACCACGCTCAGCCACGCGGGCAACTTCCTCTACATGCTGACCGGCGTAAAGCCCATTGCAGAGGCTGAGAAGGCATTTGATTGCGCGTTGATTCTGCACGCCGATCACGAACTGAACGCCTCCACCTTTGCCGCACGCGTCATCGCCGCCACGCTCAGCGATGTGCACTCTGCCATCACCGGCGCCATTGGCGCGCTGAAGGGGCCGCTGCACGGCGGCGCGAATGAAGCTGTGATGAAGCTGCTTTACGAGATCGACGCCGCTGGCGCAGACCCCGTGGAGTACGTGAAGAATCTGCTGAACAACAAGGTGAAGGTTTCCGGTTTTGGCCATCGCGTCTACAAGACGGAAGACCCGCGCGCCACGCATCTGCGCCGCATGTCGAAGGACCTTGGCACCGCCGCTGGCAACGCCAAGTGGTACGAGATGAGCGAACAGATTGAAGGCTACGTACGCGGTGAAAAGAAGCTGAACGCCAACGTCGACTTCTACTCCGCCTCCACGTACACCACGCTCGGCATTGATATGGATCTGTTCACGCCGATCTTCGCGGTAAGCCGCATCTCCGGCTGGGCAGCGCATGTGATTGAGCAGCATGACAACAACCGCCTGATCCGTCCGCGCGCCGAATACACTGGCCCGGCCTATCCCGCGCCTTACGTTCCGATGACTCAGCGTTCGTAA